In one Streptomyces marincola genomic region, the following are encoded:
- a CDS encoding S-(hydroxymethyl)mycothiol dehydrogenase, protein MADEVRGVIAPGKNEPVRVETIVIPDPGPGEAVVRVLTCGVCHTDLHYKQGGITDEFPFLLGHEAAGTVESVGEGVTEVEPGDFVVLNWRAVCGRCRACLRGRPQYCFSTHNAGQRMTLTDGTELTPALGIGAFAEKTLVAAGQCTKVDPEVSPAAAGLLGCGVMAGIGASINTGGVGRGDSVAVIGCGGVGGAAVMGARLAGAARIIAVDIDPRKLETATRLGATHTVDASGTDPVEAIRELTGGFGADVVIEAVGRPETYRQAFYARDLAGTVVLVGVPTPEMRIELPLLDVFGRGGALKSSWYGDCLPSRDFPMLVDLFRQGRLDLDAFVTETVGLGDVEAAFDRMHAGDVLRSVVVL, encoded by the coding sequence ATGGCGGACGAAGTACGCGGCGTCATCGCGCCGGGCAAGAACGAGCCGGTCCGGGTGGAGACCATCGTGATCCCCGACCCCGGACCGGGCGAGGCGGTGGTGCGCGTCCTGACGTGCGGGGTGTGCCACACCGACCTGCACTACAAGCAGGGCGGCATCACCGACGAGTTCCCGTTCCTGCTCGGGCACGAGGCCGCGGGCACCGTCGAGTCCGTGGGCGAGGGCGTCACCGAGGTCGAGCCCGGCGACTTCGTGGTCCTCAACTGGCGTGCGGTGTGCGGGCGTTGCCGGGCCTGCCTGCGGGGCCGCCCGCAGTACTGCTTCAGCACGCACAACGCCGGGCAGCGCATGACGCTGACCGACGGAACGGAGCTGACGCCCGCGCTCGGCATCGGGGCGTTCGCCGAGAAGACCCTCGTCGCCGCAGGGCAGTGCACGAAGGTCGACCCGGAGGTCTCCCCGGCCGCGGCCGGGCTGCTCGGCTGCGGGGTCATGGCGGGCATCGGCGCGAGCATCAACACCGGGGGCGTCGGCCGCGGCGACAGCGTCGCGGTCATCGGCTGCGGCGGAGTCGGCGGGGCCGCGGTGATGGGCGCGCGCCTGGCCGGCGCGGCCCGGATCATCGCCGTCGACATCGACCCGAGGAAGCTGGAGACCGCGACGCGGCTGGGCGCCACCCACACCGTCGACGCCTCGGGAACGGACCCGGTCGAGGCGATCCGCGAGCTGACCGGCGGGTTCGGGGCCGACGTGGTGATCGAGGCCGTGGGCAGGCCGGAGACCTACCGGCAGGCGTTCTACGCGCGCGACCTGGCGGGCACGGTGGTCCTCGTGGGCGTGCCGACCCCCGAGATGCGCATCGAGCTGCCGCTGCTCGACGTCTTCGGGCGCGGCGGGGCGCTGAAGTCGTCCTGGTACGGGGACTGCCTGCCCTCGCGCGACTTCCCCATGCTGGTCGACCTGTTCCGGCAGGGGCGCCTTGACCTGGACGCGTTCGTCACCGAAACGGTCGGGCTCGGCGACGTCGAGGCGGCCTTCGACCGCATGCACGCGGGCGACGTGCTGCGTTCCGTGGTGGTGCTGTGA
- a CDS encoding DMT family transporter — MLNATAGRFLLLALLWGSSFTFIKVSLEGLTPGQLVLARLFLGAAVLSLIVAFRRVPLPRQLGVWGHVAAAALFGNVIPFLLLSYGEQTTGAAIAGVLIGGTPLLTLAIATAALPNERVTGRKATGLAFGFIGVVVLMGPWGDALGSFGGQLACLGAAVSYACGFVYVRKFLSPKKLPAMGAAASQLIAAFAIQAAVTPFLAWETPDFTGRVTGSIVVLGLFSTGLAYVLYFRLINDVGATTASAVNYVVPVASVLVSIVVLDETITWNLVAGGLIVLLAMGYAENRDGQLRRGPGAADAAPAPKAPPAAAQPGAAESTTAAGRDEPVATRAAEERR; from the coding sequence ATGCTCAACGCAACCGCCGGCCGGTTCCTGCTCCTCGCGCTGCTCTGGGGAAGCAGCTTCACGTTCATCAAGGTGTCGCTCGAAGGACTGACCCCGGGCCAGCTCGTCCTCGCCCGCCTCTTCCTCGGCGCCGCCGTCCTCTCCCTCATCGTCGCGTTCCGCCGCGTGCCGCTGCCCAGGCAGCTCGGCGTGTGGGGCCACGTGGCCGCCGCCGCGCTGTTCGGCAACGTCATCCCGTTCCTCCTCCTCTCCTACGGCGAGCAGACCACGGGCGCCGCCATCGCCGGCGTCCTCATCGGCGGCACCCCGCTGCTGACCCTCGCCATCGCCACCGCCGCCCTGCCGAACGAGCGGGTCACCGGCCGCAAGGCCACCGGCCTCGCCTTCGGCTTCATCGGGGTCGTGGTGCTCATGGGCCCGTGGGGCGACGCGCTCGGCTCCTTCGGCGGCCAACTCGCGTGCCTCGGCGCGGCGGTCAGCTACGCCTGCGGTTTCGTGTACGTGCGGAAGTTCCTGTCGCCCAAGAAGCTGCCCGCCATGGGCGCCGCCGCCTCCCAGCTGATCGCGGCGTTCGCCATCCAGGCCGCCGTGACGCCGTTCCTCGCCTGGGAGACGCCCGACTTCACCGGCCGCGTGACCGGCAGCATCGTCGTGCTCGGGCTGTTCAGCACGGGGCTCGCCTACGTGCTCTACTTCCGGCTCATCAACGACGTCGGCGCCACCACGGCCTCCGCGGTCAACTACGTCGTGCCGGTCGCCTCCGTCCTCGTCAGCATCGTCGTGCTCGACGAGACGATCACCTGGAACCTCGTGGCCGGCGGCCTCATCGTGCTCCTGGCCATGGGCTACGCCGAGAACCGCGACGGCCAGCTGCGCCGCGGGCCGGGGGCCGCGGACGCCGCCCCCGCGCCCAAGGCCCCGCCCGCCGCCGCGCAGCCCGGAGCCGCGGAGTCCACAACCGCCGCCGGCCGCGACGAGCCGGTCGCGACCAGGGCGGCGGAGGAACGGCGTTGA
- the epsC gene encoding serine O-acetyltransferase EpsC, producing MSPRGTPGPRTPRRAYRRAVRDLDTVRARDPSVRSRTEALLHPAVLAIWSHRVAHRLHRRGLRRTARLCSVLARLATGGIEIHPGATIGRGFFIDHGAGVVIGETAVIGDDVTIFHQVTLGSVGWWHDRERGEGARRHPRVGDRVVIGANASLLGPITVGDDAVIGAQALVIDDVAGRTRVLAPLARARTRTAATAPGPVTRPVPVPPTAPALPRAAPAAPRSFPVW from the coding sequence TTGAGCCCCCGCGGGACGCCGGGGCCGCGGACCCCGCGGCGGGCCTACCGCCGGGCCGTCCGCGACCTCGACACCGTCAGGGCGCGCGACCCCTCGGTGCGCTCCCGCACCGAGGCGCTGCTGCACCCCGCGGTCCTCGCCATCTGGAGCCACCGCGTCGCGCACCGGCTGCACCGGCGCGGCCTGCGCCGCACCGCGCGGCTGTGCTCGGTCCTGGCGAGGCTCGCGACCGGCGGCATCGAGATCCACCCGGGGGCCACCATCGGGCGCGGCTTCTTCATCGACCACGGCGCCGGCGTCGTGATCGGGGAGACCGCCGTGATCGGCGACGACGTCACGATCTTCCACCAGGTGACGCTCGGCTCGGTCGGCTGGTGGCACGACCGGGAGCGGGGGGAGGGCGCCCGGCGCCACCCGCGCGTCGGCGACCGCGTCGTCATCGGCGCCAACGCCAGCCTCCTCGGGCCGATCACCGTCGGCGACGACGCCGTGATCGGCGCGCAGGCCCTGGTGATCGACGACGTCGCCGGCCGCACCCGCGTCCTCGCGCCCCTCGCGCGGGCCCGCACCCGCACAGCCGCGACCGCACCCGGTCCCGTCACCCGCCCCGTTCCCGTGCCCCCGACCGCGCCCGCCCTGCCCCGGGCCGCGCCCGCCGCGCCCCGCTCCTTCCCCGTCTGGTGA
- a CDS encoding PLP-dependent cysteine synthase family protein, whose product MLTSTPRRPAATLDHLIGGTPVIALDLGLPHAGTTVYAKLESANPLSSVKDRTALYMLDAAERRGALLPGVSTVVEATSGNTGISLAALCAARGYPCVIVLPDNATGERIRLLRAFGAEIVFTPHEEGYAAAVEKAEEIHGSLPDSWFACQHENPDNVQAHYATTGPEIWADTEGRVDVFVCGVGTGGTLSGTARYLKERNPDLTVVAVEPASSPVLSEGWGGLHRIPGLNGGFLAATTDTDVIDEVVTVSDADAFATMRLLARTAGLLVGVSSGAAAHACRVVGSRPEHAGRTLVGLFPDTGERYLSWLDAEPPAEPAAERPDGPATERATEPATEPATDRTADQRSESR is encoded by the coding sequence ATGCTCACCTCGACCCCCCGGAGGCCCGCCGCAACGCTCGACCACCTGATCGGCGGCACCCCCGTCATCGCGCTCGACCTCGGTCTCCCGCACGCCGGTACCACCGTCTACGCCAAGCTCGAATCCGCCAACCCCCTGTCCAGCGTCAAGGACAGGACCGCCCTCTACATGCTCGACGCGGCCGAGCGGCGCGGCGCGCTGCTGCCCGGCGTGAGCACCGTCGTCGAGGCCACCTCGGGCAACACCGGCATCTCCCTGGCCGCGCTGTGCGCCGCGCGCGGCTACCCGTGCGTGATCGTGCTCCCCGACAACGCGACCGGTGAACGGATCAGGCTGCTCCGGGCGTTCGGCGCGGAGATCGTGTTCACCCCGCACGAGGAGGGCTACGCGGCGGCCGTCGAGAAGGCCGAGGAGATCCACGGCTCGCTGCCCGACTCCTGGTTCGCCTGCCAGCACGAGAACCCCGACAACGTCCAGGCCCACTACGCCACCACGGGCCCGGAGATCTGGGCCGACACCGAGGGCAGGGTCGACGTCTTCGTGTGCGGCGTCGGCACCGGGGGAACGCTGTCCGGCACGGCCCGCTACCTCAAGGAGCGCAACCCCGACCTGACCGTCGTGGCCGTCGAGCCCGCGTCCTCGCCGGTGCTCAGCGAGGGCTGGGGCGGCCTGCACCGCATCCCCGGTCTCAACGGCGGGTTCCTCGCGGCCACCACGGACACCGACGTGATCGACGAGGTCGTCACCGTGTCGGACGCGGACGCGTTCGCCACCATGCGGCTGCTCGCCAGGACCGCGGGGCTGCTGGTCGGCGTCTCCTCGGGGGCCGCCGCGCACGCCTGCCGCGTCGTCGGCTCCCGCCCCGAGCACGCGGGCCGCACCCTCGTCGGCCTGTTCCCCGACACCGGCGAGCGCTACCTCTCGTGGCTCGACGCGGAACCGCCGGCCGAGCCGGCCGCCGAACGCCCCGACGGCCCCGCCACAGAACGCGCCACCGAGCCCGCCACCGAGCCCGCCACCGACCGCACCGCCGACCAGAGGAGTGAGTCCCGATGA
- a CDS encoding cupin domain-containing protein: MTMLPRILLPGDGEKVQIGTTTQTTFKAVGGETDDRLGIFEHRMDPGAPGASPHVHREQLEAFYVLHGVVELHLDGETFAAPPGTYVNVPENMSHGFRNPYQDQATMLIIFTPAINREEYFRGLAELYADGNRPTEDELLDLMARYDQFELTLDGTAPGWGRH; encoded by the coding sequence ATGACCATGCTGCCCCGCATCCTGCTTCCCGGCGACGGCGAGAAGGTGCAGATCGGCACGACCACGCAGACCACGTTCAAGGCGGTCGGCGGCGAGACCGACGACCGGCTCGGCATCTTCGAGCACCGCATGGACCCGGGCGCGCCCGGCGCCTCGCCGCACGTCCACCGCGAACAGCTCGAAGCGTTCTACGTGCTGCACGGAGTCGTCGAACTCCACCTGGACGGCGAGACGTTCGCCGCGCCCCCGGGCACGTACGTCAACGTGCCGGAGAACATGTCGCACGGCTTCCGCAACCCGTACCAGGACCAGGCGACCATGCTCATCATCTTCACCCCCGCGATCAACCGCGAGGAGTACTTCCGGGGCTTGGCCGAGCTGTACGCCGACGGCAACCGGCCCACCGAGGACGAACTGCTCGACCTCATGGCCCGCTACGACCAGTTCGAGCTGACCCTCGACGGAACAGCCCCCGGCTGGGGCCGCCACTGA
- a CDS encoding amino acid adenylation domain-containing protein — MATAHSHPTDAEIPAGAGDALDTTCLPDLLAEQVRAHPDRVAVVHGDRHLTFRALAGRADELAARLRHLGVAADDPVGIFAEPSLDLMVSAWGVLHAGGAYLPLSPDYPEERLRYMIEDARVRTVLAPRHLHDRLLALAPPGIRVVAPEDAGAPRPARAPAPAGPPGPDRLAYVIYTSGSTGRPKGIMIEHRGIVSQMRWLAAAHGLDGTTTVLQKTPMSFDAAQWEILAPACGSRVVMGAPGIHRDPEQLIDTILRHGVTALQCVPTLLQALLDSERFHHCTSLTQVFSGGEVLSKALALQFFDTLPGTALINLYGPTETTVNASAHTVDPLTVADGPQAVPIGTPVDRTAFHILDAARSPVAAGEVGELYISSVQLARGYLNRPELTAERFLTDPRLPGTRLYRTGDLAHWNADGTAQFVGRADNQVKLRGFRVELDEIRLAVEAHDWVKNAAVLVKDDPRTGFQHLIACVELSPKEAALMDQGNHGAHHQSKDSRLQVRAQLAGLGTREDADLAGRPAFALPGATATAHQRRRVFARKTYRFYEGGEVTRADLLRLLAPRRAPGAAPRAPETLTAAGLGEILRYFGQFRSEERLLPKYGYASPGALYAAQLYIETAGVPFLPDGLHYYHPVHHRLVLIGGRAAPAGGAPRLRVHVAGKRQAIEPVYRNNIREVLEIETGHMAGLFDEVLPAHGLRLGEPLWEPEVLPALHCADDDFYLGTFDIGPAAGPRPPDPWDLWVQAHPGRVAGLPAGQYRYRDGDLRHATDEVVRKKDVIAINQQVYEAAGFGITAVSRRRAGWPRYIDLGRALQRLMMNDEGIGLMSSGYSSETGHPLPAAERVNRVLRAAGEEPGPSYFFVGGRVSERQRRSEGMHEDSVHMRGPAEMIRADLTNLLPDYMVPGRVVVMDRLPLTASGKIDVRALETAEAVTSAAPDRTFVAPRTRTEERVRDIWERLMKRDGVSVRDDFFATGGNSLIAVGLVGRVNKEFGAALPLQVLFDSPTIERLAAALDRAGAATAPEPASRLVRLHAGSGGPPVFCWPGLGGYTMNLRPLAAGLGDRPFYGVQAHGINPGETPYGTIAEMAEADMAAIRRLQPEGPYTLWGYSFGARVAFETAYRLERAGAEVAHLFLIAPGAPRLDPAPATAPAPPRPEGADPAYADRAFVTILHSVFSGSVTGPALDACLRAAHDDDSFAAFITGTHPHLDRDLVLRVVAVVRRTYEFTYTFRELASRRIDAPVTLFKARGDDYAFIENSSGYAAAPPTTVDLDADHYSLLREPDVRTLLSAVHARLAAGDAPFAQAAGGTEEAGESQETGETQETRGDIVPHVNIKHFPVPLTEEEQSRLVAAVTTAVQTAFRCDEGVISIALEPVEQEAWNERVYIPEIVNRKALLRKFPQY; from the coding sequence ATGGCCACCGCACATTCCCACCCAACGGACGCAGAAATTCCCGCGGGCGCGGGCGACGCGCTCGATACCACGTGCCTGCCCGATCTGCTGGCCGAGCAGGTGCGGGCCCACCCGGACCGCGTCGCCGTCGTCCACGGCGACCGGCACCTCACGTTCCGCGCGCTCGCCGGGCGCGCGGACGAACTGGCCGCCCGGCTGCGGCACCTCGGGGTCGCGGCCGACGACCCCGTGGGCATCTTCGCCGAACCCTCGCTCGACCTCATGGTCAGCGCCTGGGGAGTGCTCCACGCGGGGGGCGCCTACCTGCCGCTCTCGCCCGACTACCCCGAGGAGCGCCTGCGCTACATGATCGAGGACGCCCGCGTCCGCACCGTGCTCGCGCCCCGCCACCTGCACGACCGGCTGCTCGCCCTGGCCCCGCCGGGCATCCGCGTCGTCGCCCCCGAGGACGCCGGCGCCCCCCGCCCGGCCCGCGCGCCCGCGCCCGCCGGGCCGCCGGGGCCCGACCGGCTCGCCTACGTGATCTACACCTCGGGCAGCACGGGACGGCCCAAGGGCATCATGATCGAACACCGCGGCATCGTCAGCCAGATGCGCTGGCTCGCCGCCGCCCACGGCCTCGACGGCACCACCACCGTGCTCCAGAAGACCCCGATGAGCTTCGACGCGGCCCAGTGGGAGATCCTGGCCCCCGCCTGCGGCAGCCGCGTCGTCATGGGCGCGCCCGGCATCCACCGCGACCCCGAGCAGCTGATCGACACGATCCTCCGGCACGGCGTCACCGCGCTCCAGTGCGTGCCGACCCTGCTCCAGGCCCTCCTCGACAGCGAACGGTTCCACCACTGCACCTCGCTCACCCAGGTGTTCAGCGGGGGCGAGGTCCTCTCCAAAGCGCTCGCGCTCCAATTCTTCGACACGCTCCCCGGTACCGCGCTCATCAACCTCTACGGACCCACCGAGACCACCGTCAACGCCTCGGCCCACACCGTCGACCCGCTCACCGTCGCCGACGGCCCGCAGGCCGTCCCCATCGGCACGCCCGTGGACCGCACCGCGTTCCACATCCTCGACGCCGCGCGCTCCCCCGTGGCCGCCGGAGAGGTCGGCGAACTGTACATATCCAGCGTGCAGTTGGCCCGCGGCTACCTCAACAGGCCCGAGCTGACGGCGGAACGCTTCCTCACCGACCCGCGCCTGCCCGGCACCCGCCTGTACCGCACGGGCGACCTCGCGCACTGGAACGCCGACGGCACCGCCCAGTTCGTCGGCCGCGCCGACAACCAGGTCAAACTCCGCGGCTTCCGCGTCGAACTCGACGAGATCCGCCTCGCCGTGGAGGCGCACGACTGGGTCAAGAACGCGGCCGTCCTGGTCAAGGACGATCCGCGAACGGGCTTCCAGCACCTCATCGCGTGCGTCGAGCTGAGCCCCAAGGAAGCCGCCCTGATGGACCAGGGCAACCACGGCGCCCACCACCAGTCCAAGGACAGCAGGCTCCAGGTCCGCGCCCAGCTCGCCGGCCTCGGCACCCGCGAGGACGCCGACCTCGCCGGCCGCCCGGCGTTCGCCCTGCCCGGCGCGACCGCCACCGCACACCAGCGCCGCCGCGTGTTCGCCCGCAAGACCTACCGCTTCTACGAGGGCGGCGAGGTCACCCGCGCCGACCTGCTGCGGCTGCTCGCCCCGCGCCGCGCGCCCGGCGCCGCCCCCCGCGCCCCGGAAACGCTCACCGCGGCCGGACTCGGCGAGATCCTGCGGTACTTCGGCCAGTTCCGCAGCGAGGAGCGGCTGCTGCCCAAGTACGGGTACGCCTCGCCCGGCGCGCTCTACGCCGCCCAGCTGTACATCGAGACGGCCGGCGTGCCGTTCCTGCCGGACGGACTGCACTACTACCACCCGGTCCACCACCGGCTCGTCCTCATCGGCGGCCGGGCCGCCCCCGCCGGCGGCGCGCCCCGGCTGCGCGTCCACGTGGCCGGCAAGCGGCAGGCCATCGAGCCGGTGTACCGCAACAACATCAGGGAAGTGCTGGAGATCGAGACCGGCCACATGGCCGGGCTGTTCGACGAGGTCCTGCCCGCGCACGGCCTCCGCCTGGGCGAACCCCTGTGGGAGCCGGAGGTCCTGCCCGCACTCCACTGCGCGGACGACGACTTCTACCTGGGAACGTTCGACATCGGCCCGGCCGCGGGACCCCGGCCGCCCGACCCCTGGGACCTCTGGGTGCAGGCGCACCCGGGACGCGTCGCGGGCCTGCCGGCCGGCCAGTACCGCTACCGCGACGGCGACCTGCGCCACGCGACCGACGAGGTCGTGCGCAAGAAGGACGTCATCGCCATCAACCAGCAGGTGTACGAGGCGGCCGGCTTCGGCATCACCGCCGTCAGCAGGCGCCGCGCCGGCTGGCCGCGCTACATCGACCTCGGCCGCGCGCTCCAGCGGCTGATGATGAACGACGAGGGCATCGGCCTGATGTCCTCCGGCTACAGCTCCGAGACCGGGCACCCGCTGCCCGCGGCGGAACGCGTCAACCGCGTTCTGCGGGCGGCCGGCGAGGAGCCCGGGCCCTCCTACTTCTTCGTCGGCGGCCGGGTCAGCGAGCGGCAGCGGCGCAGCGAGGGCATGCACGAGGACAGCGTCCACATGCGCGGCCCGGCCGAGATGATCCGCGCCGACCTGACGAACCTGCTGCCCGACTACATGGTGCCGGGACGGGTCGTCGTCATGGACCGCCTCCCGCTCACCGCGAGCGGCAAGATCGACGTGCGGGCCCTTGAGACGGCCGAGGCCGTCACCTCCGCCGCGCCCGACCGGACGTTCGTCGCGCCGCGCACGCGCACCGAGGAGCGCGTCCGCGACATCTGGGAACGGCTGATGAAGCGCGACGGCGTCTCCGTCCGCGACGACTTCTTCGCCACCGGGGGCAACTCGCTGATCGCCGTGGGCCTCGTCGGCCGGGTCAACAAGGAGTTCGGCGCCGCGCTGCCCCTCCAGGTCCTCTTCGACTCCCCGACCATCGAACGCCTCGCCGCGGCGCTCGACCGGGCCGGGGCCGCCACCGCACCGGAACCCGCCTCGCGCCTGGTCAGGCTGCACGCGGGGAGCGGCGGCCCGCCCGTGTTCTGCTGGCCAGGACTCGGCGGCTACACGATGAACCTCAGGCCGCTGGCCGCCGGGCTCGGGGACCGCCCCTTCTACGGCGTGCAGGCGCACGGCATCAACCCGGGCGAGACGCCCTACGGCACCATCGCGGAGATGGCCGAGGCGGACATGGCGGCCATCCGCCGCCTCCAGCCCGAGGGCCCCTACACGCTGTGGGGCTACTCGTTCGGGGCCCGCGTCGCCTTCGAGACGGCCTACCGGCTGGAACGCGCGGGCGCCGAGGTGGCGCACCTGTTCCTCATCGCGCCCGGCGCACCCCGGCTCGACCCGGCGCCCGCCACCGCCCCCGCGCCCCCGCGGCCCGAGGGAGCCGATCCGGCCTACGCCGACCGGGCGTTCGTGACGATCCTCCACTCGGTCTTCTCGGGCAGCGTCACGGGACCCGCGCTCGACGCCTGCCTGCGCGCCGCGCACGACGACGACAGCTTCGCCGCGTTCATCACGGGCACGCATCCGCACCTCGACCGGGACCTGGTGCTCCGCGTGGTCGCGGTGGTGCGCAGGACCTACGAGTTCACCTACACCTTCCGCGAACTGGCCAGCCGGCGCATCGACGCGCCCGTCACCCTCTTCAAGGCCCGGGGCGACGACTACGCGTTCATCGAGAACAGCAGCGGCTACGCCGCCGCGCCGCCCACGACGGTCGACCTCGACGCCGACCACTACAGCCTGCTCAGGGAGCCGGATGTGCGCACCCTGCTGAGCGCCGTGCACGCGCGCCTCGCCGCCGGGGACGCGCCGTTCGCGCAGGCGGCCGGGGGGACGGAGGAGGCGGGCGAGTCGCAGGAGACGGGAGAGACACAGGAGACAAGGGGAGACATCGTGCCGCACGTCAACATCAAGCACTTCCCGGTGCCGCTCACCGAGGAGGAGCAGTCGCGGCTCGTGGCCGCCGTGACCACGGCCGTGCAGACGGCCTTCCGCTGCGACGAGGGAGTCATCTCCATCGCGCTCGAACCCGTCGAACAGGAGGCGTGGAACGAACGCGTCTACATCCCCGAGATCGTGAACCGGAAGGCACTGCTCCGCAAGTTCCCGCAGTACTGA
- a CDS encoding helix-turn-helix transcriptional regulator yields the protein MDKWDLAGDALSAQRLNATSTRVYKWAIARNFVSLEEITDVLGLASGEAREALGTLVAARLMEERPGPGASGPPEDAAAPDPGRRWRALNPQIAAARLAATESRLRQLMVDLSSARQDFEQLSDVYSILGSGGGSRKAIEIVGALTDVVSLIDEASAGCKVEMISSQPGGGRPPEQLEQAVVRDIEMLDRGVKMRTLYQHASRHHTATRAYVDQVTAAGAEVRTSTELFGRMIVFDRAVAFLPHHTVPGGAAVIRDPSVISFLCTAFNHAWERATPVENYRLEPAVLSDLHRSVLRLLSEGARDETMARRLGVSLRTCRKYVAEIFDELGAESRFQAGYLAAERGLLK from the coding sequence GTGGACAAATGGGATCTAGCGGGCGATGCCTTATCCGCTCAGCGGCTGAATGCGACCTCCACCCGCGTCTATAAGTGGGCCATCGCACGTAACTTTGTTTCGTTGGAAGAAATAACAGATGTACTCGGTCTTGCCAGCGGCGAGGCGCGAGAGGCCCTCGGCACCCTGGTCGCCGCCCGCCTGATGGAGGAACGGCCGGGGCCCGGCGCCTCGGGACCGCCCGAGGACGCGGCGGCCCCGGACCCGGGACGGCGGTGGCGCGCGCTGAACCCGCAGATCGCGGCGGCCAGGCTGGCCGCGACGGAGTCGAGGCTGCGGCAGTTGATGGTGGACCTCAGCAGCGCGCGGCAGGACTTCGAGCAGTTGTCGGATGTCTACTCGATTCTCGGTTCCGGCGGCGGCAGCAGGAAGGCGATCGAGATCGTCGGCGCGCTTACCGATGTCGTTTCCTTGATCGACGAGGCGAGCGCCGGCTGCAAGGTCGAGATGATCAGTTCGCAGCCCGGCGGCGGACGCCCGCCCGAGCAGTTGGAGCAGGCCGTCGTCCGGGATATCGAGATGCTGGACCGCGGGGTGAAGATGCGCACCCTCTATCAGCACGCGTCGCGCCACCACACGGCCACGCGCGCCTATGTCGACCAGGTCACCGCCGCAGGCGCCGAGGTGCGCACGAGCACGGAACTCTTCGGCCGCATGATCGTCTTCGACCGGGCCGTGGCTTTCCTCCCCCACCACACCGTTCCTGGCGGTGCCGCGGTGATCCGCGACCCCTCCGTCATCTCCTTTCTGTGCACGGCGTTCAATCACGCGTGGGAACGGGCCACCCCCGTGGAGAACTACCGTCTCGAACCCGCGGTACTCAGCGATCTGCACCGCAGTGTGCTGCGCCTGCTGAGCGAGGGGGCGCGGGACGAGACGATGGCGCGGCGGCTCGGTGTTTCCCTGCGCACCTGCCGGAAATACGTTGCCGAGATATTCGACGAACTCGGTGCCGAGAGCCGGTTCCAGGCGGGCTATCTCGCCGCGGAACGCGGATTGCTCAAATGA
- a CDS encoding MFS transporter, whose protein sequence is MPQRLLNRRMFLLLVASLGGMSGFNVLLSVVPLYVAAGGEGGVGAGLTTGVMMLATVLTELAVPRLLDRFGCRALVAAGLVLLGVPAALLALSPSLPWTLAVCLARGAGLGIVVVAGTTLAAQLAPPGRRSESLGLYGVAIGVPPVVALPLGVSLSDSLGFAPVFLGTAALTLAALAAVPGLPGRAEAPAVEAVEAVPSGPAAPGPAAGGGGVLGGLKVPALARPTLILAAGTLVAGVVVTFLPLALIDADRNLVAAALLVQAATAPVARWCAGWYGDRFGSGRLLVPAVCAGAAGTAALAFPGAPWGVLVGMALFGAAYGVLQNVTLTVMFERVPRAAFGRVSALWNLAFDAGMGVGAVGFGVLIGWTGYSTGFALTAALLLAAVVPAWLDTRAGDRGPRPARHLSNPRSAAR, encoded by the coding sequence GTGCCGCAGCGGCTGCTGAACCGGCGGATGTTCCTGCTGCTCGTCGCGTCCCTCGGCGGGATGAGCGGCTTCAACGTGCTGCTCTCCGTCGTTCCGCTGTACGTGGCCGCGGGCGGCGAGGGCGGGGTCGGCGCGGGCCTGACCACCGGCGTGATGATGCTCGCCACGGTGCTGACCGAACTGGCCGTGCCGCGCCTGCTCGACCGGTTCGGCTGCCGGGCGCTGGTCGCGGCCGGTCTCGTGCTGCTCGGGGTGCCCGCAGCGCTGCTCGCGCTCTCGCCGTCCCTGCCCTGGACGCTCGCGGTGTGCCTGGCCCGCGGCGCCGGGCTCGGGATCGTCGTGGTGGCCGGCACGACGCTCGCCGCCCAACTCGCCCCGCCCGGGCGGCGGTCGGAGAGCCTGGGGCTCTACGGGGTGGCGATCGGGGTGCCGCCGGTGGTCGCGCTGCCGCTGGGCGTGTCGCTGAGCGACAGCCTCGGGTTCGCGCCGGTCTTCCTCGGCACGGCCGCGCTCACGCTCGCGGCGCTCGCCGCCGTGCCCGGGCTGCCGGGCCGGGCGGAGGCACCGGCCGTGGAGGCCGTGGAGGCCGTGCCGTCGGGCCCGGCCGCGCCCGGCCCGGCCGCCGGCGGCGGCGGCGTGCTCGGCGGGCTGAAGGTGCCCGCGCTCGCCCGCCCGACGCTGATCCTCGCCGCCGGCACCCTGGTGGCCGGGGTGGTGGTGACGTTCCTGCCGCTCGCCCTGATCGACGCGGACCGGAACCTGGTGGCCGCCGCCCTGCTGGTGCAGGCGGCGACCGCGCCTGTGGCCCGCTGGTGCGCGGGCTGGTACGGCGACCGGTTCGGCTCGGGCCGGCTGCTGGTCCCCGCGGTGTGCGCCGGGGCGGCCGGCACGGCGGCGCTCGCGTTCCCCGGCGCCCCGTGGGGGGTGCTCGTCGGCATGGCGCTGTTCGGGGCGGCGTACGGGGTGCTCCAGAACGTCACGCTCACGGTCATGTTCGAGCGCGTGCCGCGCGCCGCGTTCGGGCGCGTGAGCGCGCTGTGGAACCTCGCGTTCGACGCCGGCATGGGCGTCGGCGCGGTCGGGTTCGGCGTGCTGATCGGCTGGACGGGCTACTCCACCGGGTTCGCGCTCACCGCCGCGCTGCTGCTGGCCGCCGTCGTGCCCGCGTGGCTGGACACCAGGGCCGGGGACCGCGGCCCCCGGCCCGCCCGTCATTTGAGCAATCCGCGTTCCGCGGCGAGATAG